ATGGGGGCGGGGGTGACGTGGTCGACCATTCGAGCGTACCCGCATCCCACGGGTTGTCGCCTGCTGCCGCGCCGTGCCGCAAGCTATAGAGCAGATCGCAGAGGAACATCAGAATGCCGAGCGCCAGCACGAATGATCCCACCGTCGTCACGAGATTCACCGTGCTCCAGCCCATCTCCGGCGCGTAGGTGTAGATACGGCGCGGCATGCCGAGCAGCCCCGCGATATGCATCGGAAAGAAGGCGACGTTGAAGCCGGTAAACATGATCCAGAACGCGAGCTTGCCGATACGCTCGCTCATCATGCGTCCCGTGAACTTCGGGAACCAGAAGTACACCCCGCCGATCACGGGAAACACGTTGATACCGAGTAGCACGTAATGCAGATGCGCGACTACGAAATACGTGTCCGTCAGTTGCCAGTCGAACGGCACGGCCGCCGTCATCACACCCGACACGCCGCCGATCACGAACAGCAGCACGAAGCCCGCAAAGTAATAGAACGGGACGCGAAACACAGGGCGTCCCGTCCAGATCGTCGCGATCCACGCGAAAGTCGCAATCGCGCTCGGCACAGCGATGGCCATGCTCGCCGCGCCGAACAGCGACAGCGCGAGAGCCGGGATTCCCGTTGCGAACATATGGTGTATCCACACGACGAAGCCGATCAGCATCGTCGCGATCGTCGATAACGCCACTGGCCCGTATCCCACCAGCGGCCTGCGGCAGAACACGGGCAACGCATCGGAGACGATGCCCATCGCCGGCAGCACGACGACATATACCCACGGGTGCGCGAACATCCAGAACAAGTGTTGCCATAGCAGCGCGCGTCCGCCGTTCAACACGTCGAAGAAATGCGTGCCGATACGACGGTCCATCCACAGCATCAGGAACGCGAGGCTCACCGACGGCACCGCAACGAGATTGCCGCACGACGCCGTCATCGTGCCCCACACCAGCACGGGCACGCGATCGAGCGACATGCCCGGCGCGCGCATGCGCAGCAGCGTGACCACGAAGTTGACGGCGCCGACGGTCGTCGAAATGCCGAGCAGCACCATGCCGAGCGCGTACACGTCGATGTTCGGCCCGGTGTTGTATTCGAGGCCCGACAGCGGCACATAGTTGAACCAGCCTGCGTTCGGCGCCTCGCCGAGCGGAAAGCTCGCGTAGAGAAAGATGGCGGCGAACAGGAAGATCCAGTAGGAAAGCGCGTTGAGGCGCGGAAACGCCATGTCGCGCGCACCCAGGATCAGCGGCCACAGGTAGTTCGAGAAGCCGGACAGCACAGGTAGCGCGTAGAGAAAGATCATCGTCACGCCGTGCATCGTGAACAGCTGGTTGTATTGCTCCGGCGTGAGCACGGTGCCGTTCGGTTGCGCGAGTTGTAGGCGCATGATCAGTGCTTCGACGCCGCCCGCGATCAGGAACACGAACGCAGTGACGAGATAGCGGATGCCGATGCGTTTGTGGTCGACGCTCGAGAGCCAGCCGCGCCAGCCGGGCGGCGTTTCCCACAGTTCCCGCAGGCGCGCTTCGGCGGCACTGCCGGGCGCGACCACGCCGCGCGGCAAGTTTCGCTCGAGCGCTGGCCGCACGGCGGTCGATGAAGAGCTGGCGGTGTCGGCCATGCGTGCTCCGTCAGTGCAAGGTCGCGAGATACGCCGACAACGCGCTGGCCTCGCTGGAAGTCAGCGCGATGCTGGGCATCAACGAATCGGGCTTGATCCGCTGTGCGTGGCGAATCCAGTCGAGCTGATGCCCGGGCGTATTCGTCAGTGCGCCGGCTGCAATCAGCCTCCGCGAATTCAGATGCGTGAGATCGGGCGCCTGTGCGCCGTTCGCTTCCGTACCGCGTATCGTGTGACACCCGGCGCAGCGCGCCTGGAAGAGCTCTTGACCGTGCGCCGCAAGCGCGTCCGCCGTTACGCGCACGGCCGGTTGCGCCTGTTCGCGGCGCCATGCGTCGAAGGCCGCGGCATCCTGTGCAACGACTTCGAAGGCCATGTGCGCATGCTGCGCACCGCAGAACTGCGAACATTGCCCGCGATATACCCCGGGCGCATCGGCCTCGATCCATTGTTCGTTGATCTGACCAGGGATCGTCTGCGTCTTGCCTGCGAGCTGGGGCACCCAGAACGCGTGGATCACGTCGGCGCTCTTCAGCACGATTTTCACGGGCGTGCCGACGGGAATGTGGATTTCGTTCGCCACGGAAAATGCAGGGGCGCCGCCGGCTTCGGCGTAGTCGACTTTCCACCACCAGTCGTAAGCCGTCACGGTCAGCGTCAACGCGGGGGCACGCGACGGCGCGGCGACGGAATCGAGGGTGACCAGCGTATAGGCGAGCGCCGCGAACAGCGCGACCGACGAGATGCCCGTGCCTGCATAAATCCAGCGCAGCGCAACGGTTTCATCTTGCGGGAGGCGCGCGTCGACGGGCATGCGGCGGCGACGCGCTATGGCGAGCACGAGCAGCAGTGCGATGATCGCAATCACCGACATCGACAGCGCGGCGAGCGCCCAGCCGAGATGCATCGAGGGCGCGGCGGCTGGCCCGCCCGCATGCAGAAAGTAATCGAGGGGGGCGCCCCGCGCGTCGCGATGTGGGGCCATGAGCGCGGCCGTCCATGCGGCGGAAGCAGCCATCGCGCGCGAAGCTCGCGCTGCTGCGCCGCTGCGCTCCGCGTTGTTCGGCCTCCCATGCATCCGCTTTACTCCCCAGTTCGATCCTGCATACGACGACACCGCCCGCCCCGCCCTGTTGCCCAGCAAGAAACGGGCAAGCGACGGGCTGCACGACCGGGCGCGACCGGGCACGACAGATCGAATGCCGGCGCAGGAAACACCGATGCATAAACGGCGTATGTCCCGGCCTGGATCATGCAGTCGTCGTGCGGTCGACGGTCTCGCACCATTTACATCACAACGTGCGCTATTTACATGGACATCGCTGCGTGACGGCCAGCCGCGACCTGCGTTAATCTTTACCGCCCGGTATCACCGAGCCGAGCACCTGACGCGCAGTATTGGCGATCACGCTGCCTTCTTTCGGATCTCCCTCCATCAACGTGCGCGCAAACGCGCGTGCCTGTGCGAGCGTCACATGAGGTGGCAGCGGTGGCACTTCGGGATCGGACTTCACTTCGAGCACGACAGGACGCTTCGCGGCCAGCGCGGTTTCCCACGCATCGGCCAGCTGTTCCGCATCGTCCACATAGAGGCCTGTCAGTCCAATCATTTCGGCGAAGCGGTGATACGGCACATTCGGCACCTTCTGCGACGCGTCGAACTTCGGGTCGCCTTCCATCACGCGCTGCTCCCAGGTCACCTGGTTCAGATCTTCGTTGTTGAGCACCATGCAGATCCAGCGCGGATCGGCCCATCGCTTCCAGTACTTCGCCACCGTGATCAGCTCAGCCATGTTATTCATCTGCATCGCGCCGTCGCCGACCATCGCGATCACGGGCCGGCCCGGATGCGCGAACTTCGCGGCAATCGCGTAGGGCACGGCGGCGCCCATCGATGCGAGTCCGCCCGACAGCGACGCCATCATGCCGCGCCGGATCTTCAGGTCGCGTGCGTACCAGTTCGCGCACGAGCCCGAATCGCTGGTGAGGATCACGTTGTCGGGCAAACGCGGCGACAACTCGGTGAACGCGCGCTGCGGGTTCACCCCGTTGCTCGCAGGCTGATGCGCGCGCTCGTCGAGCGTTTCCCACCAGCGCGACGTCCAGCGTTCGATGCGCGAGCGCCATGTCTGACTTTCCTTTTCGTGCAACAGGGGCAACAGCGCGCGCAACGTCGTGGCGCTGTCGCCGACCAGA
This Paraburkholderia phymatum STM815 DNA region includes the following protein-coding sequences:
- the ctaD gene encoding cytochrome c oxidase subunit I encodes the protein MADTASSSSTAVRPALERNLPRGVVAPGSAAEARLRELWETPPGWRGWLSSVDHKRIGIRYLVTAFVFLIAGGVEALIMRLQLAQPNGTVLTPEQYNQLFTMHGVTMIFLYALPVLSGFSNYLWPLILGARDMAFPRLNALSYWIFLFAAIFLYASFPLGEAPNAGWFNYVPLSGLEYNTGPNIDVYALGMVLLGISTTVGAVNFVVTLLRMRAPGMSLDRVPVLVWGTMTASCGNLVAVPSVSLAFLMLWMDRRIGTHFFDVLNGGRALLWQHLFWMFAHPWVYVVVLPAMGIVSDALPVFCRRPLVGYGPVALSTIATMLIGFVVWIHHMFATGIPALALSLFGAASMAIAVPSAIATFAWIATIWTGRPVFRVPFYYFAGFVLLFVIGGVSGVMTAAVPFDWQLTDTYFVVAHLHYVLLGINVFPVIGGVYFWFPKFTGRMMSERIGKLAFWIMFTGFNVAFFPMHIAGLLGMPRRIYTYAPEMGWSTVNLVTTVGSFVLALGILMFLCDLLYSLRHGAAAGDNPWDAGTLEWSTTSPPPPYNFAVAPTIASRHPLWEGRLGEEDEEDMRSSLKEGFILDQGREALGTTALEARPDVILKMPEDSYTPFVLSLFATLFFAGLACLAWWFAASMLIGCAVCVVVWLWPERGLIQREPRRVRDAGRMT
- the coxB gene encoding cytochrome c oxidase subunit II, which encodes MHGRPNNAERSGAAARASRAMAASAAWTAALMAPHRDARGAPLDYFLHAGGPAAAPSMHLGWALAALSMSVIAIIALLLVLAIARRRRMPVDARLPQDETVALRWIYAGTGISSVALFAALAYTLVTLDSVAAPSRAPALTLTVTAYDWWWKVDYAEAGGAPAFSVANEIHIPVGTPVKIVLKSADVIHAFWVPQLAGKTQTIPGQINEQWIEADAPGVYRGQCSQFCGAQHAHMAFEVVAQDAAAFDAWRREQAQPAVRVTADALAAHGQELFQARCAGCHTIRGTEANGAQAPDLTHLNSRRLIAAGALTNTPGHQLDWIRHAQRIKPDSLMPSIALTSSEASALSAYLATLH